A window from Candidatus Bathyarchaeota archaeon A05DMB-5 encodes these proteins:
- a CDS encoding archaemetzincin family Zn-dependent metalloprotease has protein sequence MKIGILRIGQVDSYIADRIQENLKMIFPEATCVVVDEKIAIPKEALDKTRNQYRSDIILNRIHAYAEKEETLNRILGIVDVDTFVPQLNFVFGEAEFPGKAALISLWRLRPEFYGKPANVELFVERSTKEAVHELGHTLGLRHCSNPFCVMYFSNSIFETDRKQSLFCSKCYQKAEKTIKDIGKHIER, from the coding sequence ATGAAAATTGGGATTCTACGGATTGGTCAAGTGGATTCTTACATAGCAGATAGAATTCAAGAGAATTTGAAAATGATTTTTCCAGAAGCAACATGCGTAGTTGTAGATGAGAAGATTGCAATTCCTAAAGAAGCCTTAGACAAGACGAGAAACCAATACCGCTCAGACATCATCCTGAACAGAATTCACGCTTACGCTGAAAAAGAAGAAACTTTGAATAGAATATTGGGAATCGTGGATGTAGACACCTTTGTTCCACAACTGAACTTCGTTTTCGGAGAAGCAGAATTCCCCGGAAAAGCAGCGTTGATATCACTGTGGAGATTAAGACCGGAATTTTATGGTAAACCCGCAAATGTGGAGCTTTTTGTGGAGAGAAGCACAAAGGAAGCAGTGCACGAGCTTGGACATACGCTGGGTTTGCGGCATTGCTCTAATCCGTTTTGTGTTATGTATTTTTCAAATTCCATTTTCGAAACTGACAGAAAACAAAGCTTATTCTGCAGTAAATGTTATCAGAAAGCTGAGAAAACCATCAAAGACATAGGTAAGCACATTGAACGATAA